The Alkalihalobacillus sp. TS-13 genomic interval TCGTGTTTTTTCATATTTGTGTCGTGATACTCTCATTGTTCCCTAATACTCTCACAATTCTTCACCAACCGAAAAAGACCTCCTGCAAAAAGAGGTCTCTCTAAGCTAAAAGATGATCGCAGCAATCCAACCGAACAAGACAAGTGGAATGTTGTAGTGCAGAAATGTCGGTACACACGTATCCCAGATGTGATTGTGCTGGCCGTCGGCGTTAAGCCCAGCAGTTGGTCCGAGTGTACTATCCGATGCTGGGGAACCTGCATCCCCTAGTGCGCCGGCTGTCCCTACCAGTGCGACGATCGCCAGCGGACTGAAGCCCAGTTCTTGTGCAAACGGGACAAAAATCGTTGCGATGATCGGAATGGTTGCAAAGGATGAACCGATCCCCATTGTCACAAGCAAGCCGACTAGAAGCATCACGAGTGCTGCGAGAACCTGATTCCCTGCAAACACCGCAGATGCACTCTCGACGAGTTTTTCGATGTCCCCTGTCTTACGCATGACCTCAGCAAAGCCCGCAGCCGTGATCATGACGAATCCGATGAACGCCATCATCTTCATTCCATCTGTAAAAATGACATCCGATTCTCGAATGGAAAAGGATCCTGCAAAGAATAAAAGAACGATACCAGTTAATGCTCCCATAATCATGGATTCTGTAAGTATTTGCACGACAACCGTCGCAATGATCGCGATGACTGCAAATGTGATCGACCTTTTTGAAAACTCTGCTGCAATATCTTCGCTTTCACTTGCAATATCTTTGTTTTCATAAGTCCGCGGTTTCCTGTAAGAGACGAATAAAGCAATCAGCAAACCGGTCACCATCCCGATGACAGGAAGACCCATCGCTTTCGGAATCATCGCCATCTCTACAGCCAATCCGCTTTTCTCCATTTCTTCCTGGATGATTTGGTGGAAGATCAGTCCGAATCCAACCGGCAGTAAAATATAAGGTGCCGTCAATCCGAACGTAATGGATGAAGCAAGCGCTCTTCTATCCATTGTCAGCTCGTTGAAGATCATCAACAATGGTGGAATCAAAATCGGAATAAACGCAATATGGATCGGTATCAGGTTTTGGGAAAAGATAGAGATGGTTACGATGATAAAGAGCAAAAGGGCTTTCGATAACGCTTTTTTTCTTGTATCGCCTTGTTTTTGTGTAACTTTAAGCGCTCCGGAAACAAGCACTTCCGGCAGCCCTGTTTTTGATAGTCCTAATGCAAATGCTCCTAAAAGTGCATAACTCAGTGCGATTGTGGCGTTGTTGCCCAATCCCTCTGTAAAAACAGTGACCGTCTCATCGATGCCTAATCCCCCGACGATCCCCCCTGTAAATGCACCGATGGCAAGTGCTAAGACAACCTGTACACGCAACAAGCTCAAAACAAGCATGACGAGTACAGCAATTACGACAGCATTCATGTAGTTGACCTCCAAATATCCTTTATCTCGATAAATCGCTAATGTATTAAAACCTTTCACAATCTAACATGAATTTTCAGGAGTGTCAACACGTGCACATCACGGCTTTAGACTACATAAAGCATATTTGACAAAGGGACCGTCCTAAAAGGAAAGTATCCGACACCTCCAACACAACATTTTGTATCAAAACACGTTCTCAAAATATTGTTAAATTCGGACAGCCCCAGAAGTTGCACTTATACTCTCTTTAATTGTAAAATTAAAAACTCTCCAGCAGGGCGCCGGAGAGCTTCTTCGGTTTCTTATTTCGTTTCGAATTTTTCAATCAGTTTTACGATGGATCGGGTCATGACACCAGTTGCTCCTTTTGGTCCGAGTTCGGACGTCTTATTGCTGTATGCTGTTCCTGCAATATCGAGGTGCAGCCAAGGTGTGTCCCCAACAAACTCAGAAAGGAAGACACCACCCTGGATCGGATGGGCAAGTTTTCCGGCTGAGTTGACGAAATCAGCAACATCGCTTTTTCTTAGGATATTTTTATAAGGACCGAACATCGGCAGGCGCCACGCATACTCGCCTGCTTCTTCTGCAGATTGCTCAAACTTAGCGAAAAATTCTTCATCGTTTGTCATGACACCGGATGCAATATCTCCGAACGCGACGACAACACCGCCAGTCAATGTCGCTAAATCGACGAGATAGGATGCGCCAAGTTCTTTTGCATATGTCAAGGCATCAGCCAAAATCAAACGGCCTTCAGCGTCAGTGTTCGTCACTTCGATGGTTTTACCGCTCATGGATGTGATGACATCCCCTGGTTTCATTGCCGCTCCGTTGATCAAGTTTTCACTGGATGGAATGACAAACATGATATTCACGTCAGGCTTCAAACGGCCAACTGCTTCCATTGCACCAAGTACTGCAGCACTTCCACCCATATCCGATTTCATTTCATGCATGTTAAGAGCAGGCTTTATGGAATATCCACCTGCATCGAAGGTAAGACCTTTTCCGACAAAAGTGAGGACGTCTTCCCAGGCCTTTGTCGCCTTATATTTGACGACGATCATCTTCGGGTCTTGCTCGGAACCCTGGCTTACAGCAAGCAGGGCACCCATCCCGAGCTCCTTCATATCTTCGTGCTCCAAAACGTCATATTCGAAATCATATTTTTTCGCGATATTGATGGCTTGCTCTGCAAGATCTGTAGGTGTCAGCAAGTTTCCAGGGGTATTGACAAGATCACGTGCGACATTTGTTCCAGCAGCATATGCTTCACCCGTTCTCAACGCATTATTGACAGCGGTTGCATCTTTATCAGTATAGACAGTGATCGCCTTCAATTCGTAGCGTTTGTCTTCTTTCTTTTCTTTATAATCCTTAAATTGGTACGTCGCAAGGATGAACGCTTCTGACAGCGCGTGTGCGGTTTGCTTGAAGTCGAGATCTGAGCAGAATGAATCCAATGCAACCGCGATATCCTCCTGTTTGCTGCTCTTAAGTTCCTTTGCAGCTCTGCCGAACGCATCACGAACAGTATGGTATGTAAGCTCTTTTTTCTTCCCTAATCCGACAAAGTAGATACTTTTGACGCCAAGGGCTCCTAACGTATGTACTCGTGTCACATTTTTTGGCTTCGCTGAAAGCTCTTCGCTCTTGAAAAGTTCAGTGATATGACCATTTAGTGCATCATCAACATCCTTTGTAATGCCTGTTGGTTTCTTATCATCTGAAAATATTCCTACGACTAACGTATGTAATCCTTCCCTAAGATTAACCCCATTTTTAACAGTAAACATCTAATTCCCCCTATTGATCTCTTTATATTTTACATTATATCGAAATATTTCGATTACCTAAACATCTTCCTTTAAATACAAATGAATATCCGGTAAATTAGGCAGTTCCCCAACCTCATCATAAGATACGGAATCGAGTGCCGGCAATCGTTTCAAGCATTCCTTTACAAAGTTGGATAATTCCTCTGTATCCAACCCCCAGTAGAGAGCGGGATAAGGCTCGAAGCATTCCAATGCCCGCTGGAACATCAACCTTGCTCCTTTTACATTACCATACTCGTAGTGGTAAATCGCGACTGACATTTGAAGCAGACCTTTTAAAAACAAATTCTGCTTATCTGTCATCCAAATCTCCTCAAGAAGATCATGGCATGTATAATAATCGCCTTCATTGAACTTTATGAAAAATTGATAGTATTCAATCGGATAATCCATGTCCTCTCCTCCTTCCTCCATCATACCATGTGCATATCTATCGTAAAATCCGGGTAATCATTACATAGAGGATATGATAAACTTAAACTAATTGTAATAGAGAAAGGACGTTGCATTCTTGGAGGGACTATTGACGAATTATCCATTATGGAGCGCGATTTTTGCGATTTTGTTCGCCCAAGCAATCAAAATTCCGATCATGTATATCTCAACTAGAAAGTTTGAATGGAATCTCTTTTTCAGTACGGGTGGGATGCCTAGTTCACATTCGAGCGGGGTTACTTGTCTAGCGACTTCAATTGGATTGGCTGAAGGCGTCGACTCCACTCTGTTTGCTGTCACGGTCGTGTTCAGCGTCATCGTTATGTATGATGCGAAAGGTGTACGCTGGCAAGCTGGAGAACAAGCGATTGTCCTCAATCAACTTGTACGTGATTTTCAACATCTAACGACTGAAATCAAGAATTGGCCTAAAAAGAATGAAGAAGAAAAACGGAGAGAGCTGAAAGAATTGCTCGGCCATCGCCCAAGTGAAGTGTTTTTCGGGGCAATCCTTGGGATCGGGTTAGGTTTTGGCATTTATTACGGTTTTGTCCAATAGGGGGTATGCGCGATCCGCATTGTATCGATTTGTCCAAGTAATACAGAATTAGCTGCTTATCTCGGCCTGACATCCTCTCTAGTCGGAGTGGATGATTATTCCGATTGGCCCTCAGAGATCGACAAGCTTCCCCGGTTAGGTCCGGACCTTGATATCGATATTGATCAAGTTGAAGCACTGAAACCAGACCTCATTCTTGCCTCATTAAGTGTACCCGGCATGGAAAAAAACATTGAAGGATTGAAGGAACGGAACCTCCCTTTTCATGTGTTCAATCCGAATTCGTTGGAAGAGATTGCTTCAGACCTGATTACCTTAGGAAGATTAGCAGGAATCGAAGAACGTGCCCAAGGAATCGTTAAGCATTATCGTGAGCTGATAGAGAAGTATCGCCGAATCGCTGATGAAGTTGAGAAGAAGCCAGAGCTCTATTGGGAATGGTGGCCAAAACCTGTTTTCACGCCTGGGAAGACCAATTGGCTTACAGAAATCAGTAAACTGGCAGGAGCAGTCAACTGTTTCGCTGATAAAGGCATAGCAAGTTATCAGACAGATTGGGAAACCGTACGGAAAAAAGAACCCGATCATATCTGCCTCGTGTGGGTAGGTGTACAGACAAAGAAAGTGAACCCTGCTATTTTGGAAAAACGGCCAGGATGGAATGACATGAAGGCGATGAATGCTAAGAATGTCCATGTTCTGGAGGAACCTTATTTCTGTCGGCCATCCCCACGCCTCTTGATCGGATTGCAAAAAATAGCTTCGATCATCCATCCGGAGCACTACCCGGATTATAGCGAAAAACAAGGCGATCCATTGTTGAAGTTGATTTGATTAGGGAATGGGTTTCGCGATGGAGTTGGGGGTTGTGCTCATTTTGTGGAAGGAAGAGTTTTCAGTTAACTCTGGTGTACCCGTCGATAAATCAGACCGAGATCCATCGTTAAAACAGAAAGAGGACCACCTTCGGAACATCTACAATTAATGGATGTCCTGGCGATCCTCTTTTTATTATGTGCTTTTGTCATGTTAAGTATCTTTTGGCGGAAACATCTGCTGACGAAAGACTTGCATCGATTCCTGTTCGTTCAATTCGGTAAGATCCTGTTCTGTCAGCGATCCATTCCCTTTTCTGATGAGATAGACTTCTACTTTCTTTTTTCCCCACTTCTCATAAACATCCTTGACTTCTTCGTAATAAAGATCGATCTTCTTATTTTTTATAGCAGAGCCCGTATCGGCAACCACTCCGTATCCATAACCCGGAATAAACAGAATACTGCCGATTGGAAAAACAGATGTATCTGCTGCAATCGTAGAGTAGAGATCACGACGTACTTTTACACCGGACTTTGTTATGCCATAGGCTGGATGGGCTTCCGTCTTACCAGTCGATTCGACACCAGCAGTGTAACCGGTCGCCACAACTTCTACTTTAGGATAGCGCTCTGTATCTACCCCTAATGGATTTTCTTTTGCGATAGCCTCATTTGCCAGCAACAAAGGTGTTTTTGTATTGAACAGTGATTTGAACATCAGCTCTGTCTTCTTTTTCAAATGATCCACCGCGTCAAGATTGATAGAGATTTCTCTTTGGTTTGTCAATGCCATTAAACCAGAAGCCTCTACACCAGAGAATTTACTGACCGTCGTGAATAGCGCAAGGATGAATAAGCAGGACATAAGAGTGCGTTTCAGGATTGTTTTTGTAAACTGCATCTCTTCACTCCTCTCACGCCTAATCCTTTCCAAAAACACCAGAAAGTATTCATAAGAGGAATGAATGGTCAGAAAATTCAATTATATTGTGTGCCTGGCACCGAAACAGAAGTCAATGGTACCAACGCTTCCCAATCGGTGCCAGGCACCACTCAGAAACATTGATATAGCGGGCTTTATTTTTGGTGCCTGGCACGCTTTCAAAGTCCTTCTCTCGCAAGGCTTCTTTAGGAGTGCCTGGTACGAGAACGGCACCGAACAAAAAAAAGGGACTCACCCAAACATCGTGTTTTATTCGATGGATTGGTCAGTCCCTTGTATTTCATATGAAATTATGACATTCTAGAACATTTGATAGCCTCTGACTCTGAGCATTTTGATTGATACACCAGAGAGAATAGCACCTAATAAACCGAATAATAAAACTAATAAATCAGAAAAGTGCAAGTGTACAATGCCATTCATCAATTCAGGGAATGACGAGCCTGGTGCAGTAAAATACTCTGTCAACCTTACATCGTCAACGATCATGATGACGACGATCGGGTAAATGACAGCCATGACCCAAGTCATTCTCAGAAGCATATTGAGCAGAAAGCCGATTCCAAAAAACAAAACCATAAACAAGAGCATGGAAATGATCAGTGTTGGAATAGTTAACGGCATAATGGTCACCCCTTT includes:
- a CDS encoding Na+/H+ antiporter family protein, with amino-acid sequence MNAVVIAVLVMLVLSLLRVQVVLALAIGAFTGGIVGGLGIDETVTVFTEGLGNNATIALSYALLGAFALGLSKTGLPEVLVSGALKVTQKQGDTRKKALSKALLLFIIVTISIFSQNLIPIHIAFIPILIPPLLMIFNELTMDRRALASSITFGLTAPYILLPVGFGLIFHQIIQEEMEKSGLAVEMAMIPKAMGLPVIGMVTGLLIALFVSYRKPRTYENKDIASESEDIAAEFSKRSITFAVIAIIATVVVQILTESMIMGALTGIVLLFFAGSFSIRESDVIFTDGMKMMAFIGFVMITAAGFAEVMRKTGDIEKLVESASAVFAGNQVLAALVMLLVGLLVTMGIGSSFATIPIIATIFVPFAQELGFSPLAIVALVGTAGALGDAGSPASDSTLGPTAGLNADGQHNHIWDTCVPTFLHYNIPLVLFGWIAAIIF
- a CDS encoding leucyl aminopeptidase encodes the protein MFTVKNGVNLREGLHTLVVGIFSDDKKPTGITKDVDDALNGHITELFKSEELSAKPKNVTRVHTLGALGVKSIYFVGLGKKKELTYHTVRDAFGRAAKELKSSKQEDIAVALDSFCSDLDFKQTAHALSEAFILATYQFKDYKEKKEDKRYELKAITVYTDKDATAVNNALRTGEAYAAGTNVARDLVNTPGNLLTPTDLAEQAINIAKKYDFEYDVLEHEDMKELGMGALLAVSQGSEQDPKMIVVKYKATKAWEDVLTFVGKGLTFDAGGYSIKPALNMHEMKSDMGGSAAVLGAMEAVGRLKPDVNIMFVIPSSENLINGAAMKPGDVITSMSGKTIEVTNTDAEGRLILADALTYAKELGASYLVDLATLTGGVVVAFGDIASGVMTNDEEFFAKFEQSAEEAGEYAWRLPMFGPYKNILRKSDVADFVNSAGKLAHPIQGGVFLSEFVGDTPWLHLDIAGTAYSNKTSELGPKGATGVMTRSIVKLIEKFETK
- a CDS encoding DUF309 domain-containing protein gives rise to the protein MDYPIEYYQFFIKFNEGDYYTCHDLLEEIWMTDKQNLFLKGLLQMSVAIYHYEYGNVKGARLMFQRALECFEPYPALYWGLDTEELSNFVKECLKRLPALDSVSYDEVGELPNLPDIHLYLKEDV
- a CDS encoding divergent PAP2 family protein, whose translation is MTNYPLWSAIFAILFAQAIKIPIMYISTRKFEWNLFFSTGGMPSSHSSGVTCLATSIGLAEGVDSTLFAVTVVFSVIVMYDAKGVRWQAGEQAIVLNQLVRDFQHLTTEIKNWPKKNEEEKRRELKELLGHRPSEVFFGAILGIGLGFGIYYGFVQ
- a CDS encoding cobalamin-binding protein: MRIVSICPSNTELAAYLGLTSSLVGVDDYSDWPSEIDKLPRLGPDLDIDIDQVEALKPDLILASLSVPGMEKNIEGLKERNLPFHVFNPNSLEEIASDLITLGRLAGIEERAQGIVKHYRELIEKYRRIADEVEKKPELYWEWWPKPVFTPGKTNWLTEISKLAGAVNCFADKGIASYQTDWETVRKKEPDHICLVWVGVQTKKVNPAILEKRPGWNDMKAMNAKNVHVLEEPYFCRPSPRLLIGLQKIASIIHPEHYPDYSEKQGDPLLKLI
- a CDS encoding 3D domain-containing protein; the protein is MQFTKTILKRTLMSCLFILALFTTVSKFSGVEASGLMALTNQREISINLDAVDHLKKKTELMFKSLFNTKTPLLLANEAIAKENPLGVDTERYPKVEVVATGYTAGVESTGKTEAHPAYGITKSGVKVRRDLYSTIAADTSVFPIGSILFIPGYGYGVVADTGSAIKNKKIDLYYEEVKDVYEKWGKKKVEVYLIRKGNGSLTEQDLTELNEQESMQVFRQQMFPPKDT
- a CDS encoding YuiB family protein: MPLTIPTLIISMLLFMVLFFGIGFLLNMLLRMTWVMAVIYPIVVIMIVDDVRLTEYFTAPGSSFPELMNGIVHLHFSDLLVLLFGLLGAILSGVSIKMLRVRGYQMF